A region of Jonquetella anthropi DSM 22815 DNA encodes the following proteins:
- a CDS encoding flavin reductase family protein: protein MLCLICSGGNETGSPDGRLAAGRAEMPLKGRTDMREIPVETLQMNPMSLISEEWMLITAGDEKRGYNTMTAAWGHLGAIWGHGKGLPTAVVYIRPQRYTREFVDREPLFSLSFFPRSYRKQLQYLGSHSGRDEDKVAKAGLTPAFGDGFTYFAESSLVMVCRKLYRGEITADGFVDAQIIEDNYPLRDFHVMYIGEIVKVLEAESGQK, encoded by the coding sequence ATGTTATGCTTAATATGCTCGGGCGGAAACGAGACGGGCAGTCCCGACGGGCGGCTGGCCGCAGGACGGGCGGAGATGCCTTTGAAGGGGAGGACCGACATGAGAGAGATTCCGGTAGAAACGTTGCAAATGAACCCGATGTCGCTGATCAGCGAGGAATGGATGCTCATCACGGCTGGCGACGAGAAGCGCGGCTACAACACGATGACCGCCGCGTGGGGCCATTTGGGAGCCATCTGGGGCCACGGCAAGGGGCTCCCCACCGCGGTGGTGTACATTCGCCCTCAGAGGTACACGAGGGAGTTCGTCGACCGGGAACCGCTGTTTTCGCTCTCGTTTTTCCCAAGGTCGTACAGAAAACAGCTTCAATATTTGGGCTCCCACTCTGGCCGCGACGAGGACAAAGTCGCCAAAGCAGGGCTGACGCCGGCCTTCGGCGACGGGTTCACCTACTTTGCCGAGTCGTCGCTGGTCATGGTCTGTCGAAAGCTGTATCGAGGCGAGATAACCGCCGATGGGTTCGTCGACGCTCAAATCATAGAGGACAACTACCCGCTTCGGGACTTTCACGTCATGTACATCGGCGAGATCGTCAAAGTGCTGGAAGCGGAGAGCGGCCAGAAATAA
- a CDS encoding heavy metal translocating P-type ATPase: MDYRIEHELPCRIRLRFAPQDLRGSRGPVLAAVLETQDGVKRAAASSRTGSLLIFHDGSHRDSILKAVSLIERSELDEMDIQVEPVEPPLKVQVAKLLSAAMTRRMLPMPIRIVVTTAFACAYFFRGIRELLHLRLGVETLDAAALGVSLARQDYNTASTVMTLLALGNLIEDWTKKRSQASLAESLAVRLNSVWVQNDDGSQREISMSELAVGDRVIVRAGGLIPADGVVTAGEALVNQASMTGESMAVHRWPGTSVYAGTALEAGELTVQVRALADESRLSQIAKLIEESEELKASVQCRAERMADGLVPWSFGLAGMMYALTGNATRASAALMVDYSCAIKLATPLSILSAMREGVRRGVIIKGGKFLEALSEADTVVFDKTGTLTVSQPRVIEVVPFEGWQRSEILRLSACLEEHFPHSVATAVVRQAELEGLTHREEHAKVEYVVAHGVVSRYLDKRVIIGSRHFVAEDEGVVFDEEQKKVIEEKEQLGSLLYLAFDSRLIGLLVIDDPLREEAADVVAQLRSLGIRHVVMLTGDHPKTAARVAKQLGLDDYRAEMLPDEKTRFVQSLRKQGRKVIMVGDGINDAPSLAAANVGVSLRGAADVAQQVADVVLAGDLSSLPDARRLSELVMRRIERSYLTIVGLNTTFLLLGLLGIITPAVGALLHNSVTIGTSMTSVRPLLDKLPASLQAVSEESE, translated from the coding sequence ATGGATTATCGTATCGAACACGAGTTGCCCTGCCGCATTCGCCTGCGCTTTGCGCCTCAAGACCTTCGGGGCAGCCGCGGGCCGGTGCTTGCCGCGGTGCTGGAGACGCAGGACGGCGTCAAAAGAGCCGCCGCGTCGAGCAGAACCGGCAGTCTGCTGATCTTTCACGACGGCAGCCACCGCGACAGCATCCTGAAAGCCGTCAGCCTGATCGAGCGTTCGGAGCTGGACGAAATGGACATACAGGTTGAACCTGTCGAGCCGCCGCTCAAAGTTCAGGTTGCCAAGCTGCTGAGCGCCGCCATGACCCGCCGAATGCTGCCCATGCCGATACGGATCGTCGTCACCACTGCGTTTGCCTGCGCGTATTTTTTTCGAGGCATCAGAGAACTTCTGCACCTTCGTCTGGGTGTTGAGACGCTCGACGCCGCGGCGCTTGGCGTTTCGCTTGCCCGGCAGGACTACAACACCGCGTCGACGGTGATGACCCTTTTAGCTCTGGGAAACCTGATTGAGGACTGGACTAAGAAGCGGTCCCAAGCCAGCTTGGCAGAAAGCTTGGCCGTTCGGCTCAACTCCGTATGGGTCCAAAACGACGACGGCTCTCAGCGCGAGATTTCCATGTCCGAACTCGCGGTCGGCGACCGCGTTATCGTGCGTGCCGGCGGCTTAATCCCTGCCGATGGGGTGGTGACGGCGGGAGAAGCGCTGGTGAATCAGGCGTCCATGACCGGCGAGTCCATGGCTGTGCACCGCTGGCCCGGAACGTCCGTGTACGCCGGGACGGCGCTAGAAGCCGGGGAGCTGACGGTCCAGGTTCGGGCCCTTGCCGACGAGAGCCGGCTCAGCCAAATTGCCAAGCTCATCGAGGAATCGGAAGAGCTCAAGGCATCGGTTCAGTGCCGGGCGGAGCGGATGGCCGACGGCCTCGTCCCGTGGAGCTTTGGCTTGGCCGGCATGATGTACGCCCTGACCGGCAACGCCACGAGGGCGTCCGCCGCGCTGATGGTCGATTACTCGTGTGCCATTAAGCTGGCAACGCCGCTTTCTATTCTCTCGGCTATGCGCGAGGGCGTGAGACGCGGCGTCATCATCAAGGGCGGCAAGTTCCTTGAAGCGCTCAGCGAAGCCGATACGGTAGTCTTTGACAAGACGGGCACCTTGACGGTCTCCCAGCCTCGGGTCATCGAGGTCGTCCCGTTCGAGGGCTGGCAGCGCAGCGAGATTCTTCGGCTGTCCGCCTGCCTTGAAGAGCACTTCCCCCACTCGGTAGCGACCGCAGTGGTCCGTCAGGCCGAGCTGGAAGGGCTGACGCACCGGGAAGAACACGCCAAGGTGGAGTACGTGGTCGCTCACGGCGTCGTGAGCCGGTACTTGGACAAACGGGTGATTATCGGGAGCCGTCACTTCGTGGCGGAGGACGAGGGCGTCGTCTTCGACGAAGAGCAGAAAAAGGTCATCGAAGAAAAAGAACAGCTCGGCTCGCTGCTGTACTTGGCCTTTGACAGCCGGCTGATCGGCCTTCTGGTCATCGACGACCCGCTTCGCGAAGAGGCGGCGGACGTCGTGGCCCAGCTGCGGAGCTTAGGCATTCGGCACGTGGTCATGCTGACCGGGGATCACCCCAAGACCGCCGCTCGGGTGGCTAAGCAGCTCGGGCTGGACGACTACAGGGCCGAAATGCTTCCGGACGAGAAAACCCGCTTCGTTCAGTCCCTGCGAAAACAGGGGCGAAAAGTCATCATGGTGGGCGACGGTATTAACGACGCGCCGTCCTTGGCGGCGGCCAACGTGGGCGTGTCGCTTCGCGGCGCCGCCGACGTGGCCCAGCAGGTCGCTGATGTGGTCCTTGCCGGAGACCTCTCGTCTTTGCCAGACGCCAGGCGCCTCAGCGAGCTCGTCATGCGGCGTATCGAGCGCAGCTACCTGACCATCGTCGGGCTGAACACGACGTTCTTGCTTTTGGGGCTTTTGGGCATTATCACGCCGGCCGTGGGCGCGCTGCTGCACAACTCGGTGACCATCGGCACCAGCATGACCAGCGTCAGGCCTCTGCTTGACAAACTGCCTGCGAGCCTGCAGGCGGTTTCGGAAGAGAGCGAGTGA
- a CDS encoding serine hydrolase: MFSRVASQIANRVYESGVQASVVLADPATGEQFDLRGLQRLKSASLIKLPILWDLFARAEEGSLNLSETIVVPSEKRVDGGLLHKFSASPTLRLEDLAVLAGTVSDNTAANLLMDRLGLDGINDRIRSLGMKSTSLERRMLDSGAAKAGKDNWTTACDVALFLSALTSPGKTAGLSEAGKRRIIDILSAQKLQSKLAGAIPCDDVDDLEKVLAHKTGELPGHEHDAGIFFPFGPRPAVLVVLTTGLTDRLDGVRFCSALGRLVYDEWKALQPS, from the coding sequence ATGTTCTCCCGCGTCGCATCTCAAATTGCCAACAGAGTTTACGAGTCGGGCGTTCAAGCGTCGGTCGTCCTCGCCGATCCTGCGACGGGCGAGCAGTTCGACCTGCGGGGGCTTCAGCGCCTCAAGTCGGCCAGCCTGATCAAGCTGCCGATCCTCTGGGACCTGTTCGCCCGGGCCGAGGAAGGCTCGCTCAACCTAAGCGAGACGATCGTCGTCCCAAGCGAAAAACGGGTTGACGGCGGCCTGCTCCACAAGTTCTCCGCCAGCCCGACCTTGCGGCTCGAGGACTTGGCCGTTCTGGCCGGCACGGTAAGCGACAACACCGCCGCCAACCTGCTGATGGACCGGCTGGGACTCGACGGGATCAACGACCGCATTCGTTCGCTCGGCATGAAGTCCACCTCGCTGGAGCGCCGCATGCTGGACTCCGGAGCTGCCAAAGCAGGAAAAGACAACTGGACGACGGCCTGCGACGTGGCGCTCTTTTTGAGCGCCCTGACGTCGCCGGGCAAAACGGCCGGCCTCTCCGAAGCCGGCAAGAGGCGAATCATCGACATTCTGTCCGCCCAGAAGCTCCAATCGAAGCTGGCCGGAGCGATTCCCTGCGACGACGTGGACGACTTGGAAAAAGTCCTCGCCCACAAGACCGGCGAACTTCCCGGCCACGAGCACGACGCGGGAATTTTCTTCCCCTTCGGCCCTCGGCCCGCCGTGCTAGTCGTCCTCACGACCGGCCTGACCGACCGGCTTGACGGGGTACGGTTCTGCAGCGCCTTGGGGCGGCTCGTTTATGACGAGTGGAAAGCCCTTCAACCCAGTTGA
- a CDS encoding ATP-dependent Clp protease ATP-binding subunit: MWQFFSDSCKRALQIAHREALKMRSKEIGTAHLLLGIAAEGTSSAAGLLEANGVTAEGLRRTLKIDETIPEPDEQTDLPFSDGARGCLDAALNSARSLDAELVDPSCLLAAVLKVNDNGACRLLATLGVSPETLRERAAELLASSKREESPVHSPKAGNGEGDEAELAIIGQFCVDLTARAAAGELDPIVGRQKETRRLMQVLCRRTKNNPVLVGDPGVGKTAVVEGLAQLIQSEMVPDPLKGKKILQLNVGSLVAGAKYRGDFEERFQKLIAQASKSKDILFIDEIHTLIGTGNAEGSLDAANMLKPSLARGELRIIGATTAAEYRRYIERDGALERRFQPIDIAEPDFDSAVAIVSGLLPRYEEHHGVVYAPEAAETAVRLSSRFLTDRRLPDKAIDLIDEAGAKAQLDRSDWPPELKEVKTRLGQLRRDKEAAILAADFELAGRFRSDEAETAQQLEENLSVWRRGRRMSGSRVGPDDLAQVLSSWCGVPVGQMSQSEAERLLTLESRVEKHLIGQSEAVSCVCRALRRNRSGLQDEKRPIGSFLFLGPSGVGKTELARVVARELYGSDKALIALDMSEFHDRYTVSRLIGTGPGYVGYEDRGQLTEAVRRHPYSVVLLDEIEKADPQVNRILLQIMEDGRLTDGHGDTVDFRNALIIMTSNLGSREAAKSPFGFSDAGRSDQAARGVMSDELKRFFPPELLGRMDDVVYFRQLNAEDLSKIFDLLLAPAVQRLKRRGIDFSVSPQLKLAILDEAARQGAGARPLRRLVEKRVSDPTAEWLIANPGASGELVCSLEDGETAVRCQEGPAVLAALSSLETQGH; this comes from the coding sequence ATGTGGCAGTTCTTCAGCGATTCCTGTAAGCGTGCTCTGCAAATAGCTCACCGGGAAGCGCTGAAAATGCGCAGCAAAGAAATTGGCACGGCTCACCTGCTTCTGGGAATTGCCGCCGAGGGGACGTCCAGCGCGGCAGGTCTGCTCGAGGCAAACGGCGTGACGGCGGAGGGCCTTCGACGGACGCTGAAGATCGACGAGACGATCCCTGAGCCGGACGAGCAGACCGATCTGCCGTTCAGCGACGGAGCCCGAGGGTGTCTCGACGCGGCGTTGAACAGCGCCCGGTCTCTGGACGCCGAGCTGGTAGACCCGTCGTGCCTGTTGGCGGCCGTGCTGAAAGTCAATGACAACGGCGCGTGCCGTTTGCTGGCCACGCTGGGAGTTTCCCCAGAAACATTGAGGGAGCGAGCAGCGGAGCTTCTCGCGTCCTCTAAGCGGGAGGAAAGCCCCGTTCACAGCCCGAAGGCCGGAAACGGCGAGGGGGATGAAGCGGAGCTCGCGATCATAGGTCAGTTTTGCGTCGATCTCACGGCGCGGGCTGCTGCCGGCGAGCTGGATCCGATCGTTGGGCGCCAGAAAGAGACCCGTCGGCTCATGCAGGTGCTCTGCCGCCGGACGAAGAACAACCCGGTGCTGGTAGGCGATCCCGGAGTCGGGAAGACCGCCGTCGTGGAAGGGCTGGCCCAGCTGATTCAGTCCGAAATGGTGCCGGACCCGCTGAAGGGAAAGAAAATCCTTCAGCTAAACGTGGGCAGCCTCGTGGCCGGCGCAAAATACAGGGGAGACTTTGAGGAGCGTTTCCAAAAGCTCATCGCTCAGGCCTCCAAGTCCAAGGACATCCTGTTTATCGACGAGATACACACCCTGATCGGGACCGGCAACGCCGAAGGCTCCCTTGACGCCGCCAACATGCTCAAACCCAGTTTGGCTCGGGGCGAGCTGCGGATCATCGGCGCGACAACGGCGGCCGAATACCGGCGCTATATCGAACGCGACGGGGCGCTGGAACGGCGGTTTCAGCCGATCGACATCGCCGAGCCTGACTTTGACTCGGCCGTGGCCATCGTGTCCGGCCTGCTTCCCCGGTACGAGGAACACCACGGCGTGGTTTACGCGCCGGAAGCCGCCGAGACGGCGGTTCGGCTTTCGTCTCGCTTTTTGACGGACCGGCGGCTCCCCGACAAGGCCATCGACCTGATTGACGAGGCCGGCGCGAAAGCTCAGCTCGACCGGTCCGACTGGCCGCCGGAATTGAAAGAGGTTAAGACTCGGCTCGGCCAACTGAGGCGCGACAAAGAAGCGGCTATTCTGGCCGCTGATTTTGAGCTAGCCGGACGGTTCCGCAGCGACGAGGCCGAGACGGCCCAGCAGCTGGAAGAAAACCTTTCGGTTTGGCGCCGAGGCCGGCGTATGAGCGGCAGCAGGGTCGGGCCGGACGACTTGGCTCAGGTTCTGTCGTCGTGGTGCGGCGTGCCGGTCGGCCAGATGTCCCAGTCGGAGGCGGAACGGCTTCTGACGTTAGAGAGTCGGGTTGAAAAGCACCTGATCGGCCAGAGCGAGGCGGTTTCATGCGTCTGCCGGGCCCTGCGCCGCAACCGAAGCGGCCTGCAGGACGAAAAGCGTCCGATTGGAAGTTTCTTGTTCTTGGGACCCAGCGGCGTCGGCAAAACCGAACTGGCGCGGGTTGTGGCCAGAGAGCTGTACGGCAGCGACAAGGCGCTGATCGCCTTGGATATGAGCGAATTTCACGACCGCTACACGGTTTCAAGGCTCATCGGAACCGGGCCGGGGTACGTGGGCTACGAGGATCGGGGGCAGCTGACCGAGGCGGTCAGACGTCACCCCTATTCGGTCGTCCTGTTGGACGAAATAGAGAAGGCGGACCCACAGGTGAACCGGATCCTGCTCCAGATCATGGAGGACGGACGGCTGACTGACGGCCACGGCGACACGGTCGACTTCCGCAACGCGCTGATCATCATGACCAGCAACCTCGGGTCCCGGGAGGCGGCCAAGAGCCCCTTCGGGTTCAGCGACGCGGGACGGAGCGACCAGGCCGCGCGGGGCGTCATGTCCGACGAGCTGAAACGGTTCTTCCCGCCCGAACTGCTCGGGCGAATGGACGATGTGGTGTACTTCCGGCAGCTGAACGCAGAGGACCTGTCGAAGATTTTTGACCTGCTTTTAGCGCCGGCCGTTCAGCGGCTCAAGCGGCGAGGAATTGACTTTTCCGTTTCGCCTCAGCTGAAGCTCGCGATTCTCGACGAGGCGGCGCGTCAAGGTGCAGGCGCCCGGCCGCTCAGGCGGCTGGTTGAAAAGAGAGTTTCCGACCCGACGGCCGAATGGCTGATTGCCAACCCGGGAGCGTCCGGGGAACTGGTCTGCTCGCTTGAAGACGGGGAGACGGCCGTCCGCTGCCAAGAGGGCCCGGCGGTCTTAGCGGCGCTTTCTTCCTTGGAAACGCAGGGACATTAG
- a CDS encoding dipeptide epimerase, whose product MSRIVALHWGRIEAPLRVPFKTSVRQVSTLVDFPVIIEANDGRQGLGSAPPTAKVTGHTEGAILGAYAEIAAALIGRDADDLAENLRALSHSIVANSSAKAAVDGALHDLWAKGLGVPLWKALGGSGGSVETNVTISVNAPDVMAKDSLDAIGRGFRTLKTKVGLDPEVDLQRLTAIRQAVGKDVTLRIDANQGWNARQALRMLDAMQEKDLDIELVEQPVPAWDLKGLAEVARQSPVPVVADESCWTADQARRLMDDSPVWPNIKLMKCGGLAEAKRIVALAEIYGREVMLGSMLEGKISVSVAVALALCRGVATRLDLDGPALVVKDDVVGGPEFNGPKISAWEGPGLGLAGVTNFQLLGGSGVGNFDASRFIVREG is encoded by the coding sequence GGCCAACGACGGCCGGCAGGGTCTGGGAAGCGCGCCGCCGACCGCAAAGGTCACAGGCCACACGGAAGGCGCGATTTTAGGAGCCTACGCGGAAATCGCCGCCGCGCTGATCGGCAGGGACGCGGACGACCTGGCCGAAAACCTTCGGGCCCTGAGCCATTCGATCGTCGCCAACAGCTCCGCGAAGGCGGCCGTGGACGGTGCCCTTCACGACCTGTGGGCGAAAGGCCTCGGCGTCCCGCTCTGGAAGGCGCTGGGCGGCTCAGGCGGCTCGGTGGAAACGAACGTCACGATCAGCGTCAACGCGCCGGACGTGATGGCTAAAGACAGCCTCGACGCGATCGGACGGGGCTTCCGCACCCTGAAGACGAAGGTCGGACTTGACCCCGAAGTTGACCTGCAGCGCCTGACGGCTATCCGTCAGGCGGTGGGAAAAGACGTGACGTTGCGAATCGACGCCAACCAGGGGTGGAACGCCCGTCAGGCCCTGCGGATGCTCGATGCGATGCAGGAAAAGGACCTGGATATCGAGCTGGTGGAACAGCCCGTCCCGGCTTGGGACCTGAAAGGTCTCGCCGAAGTGGCGCGCCAGTCCCCCGTCCCTGTCGTGGCGGATGAAAGCTGCTGGACGGCCGATCAGGCCCGCCGGCTGATGGACGACTCGCCCGTGTGGCCCAATATCAAGCTGATGAAGTGCGGCGGGCTGGCGGAAGCCAAGCGGATCGTCGCCTTGGCCGAAATTTACGGCCGGGAAGTGATGCTCGGGAGCATGCTGGAAGGGAAAATCAGCGTCTCCGTCGCCGTCGCTCTGGCGCTGTGCCGGGGCGTGGCGACCCGGCTCGACTTGGACGGCCCGGCTCTGGTCGTAAAAGACGACGTGGTCGGAGGGCCGGAGTTCAACGGCCCGAAGATCAGCGCGTGGGAAGGCCCCGGCCTGGGGCTGGCCGGCGTAACCAATTTCCAGCTTTTGGGCGGTTCAGGTGTCGGGAACTTTGACGCCAGCCGCTTCATCGTGAGGGAGGGATGA
- a CDS encoding Na+/H+ antiporter NhaC family protein, whose translation MNGLWALVPLVLYIVLCFCPFGQIFAVIAGIIVAAVMGGHGLMDVAAGIRAGMGSFLGYIGLIILLGGGLGMVLKRTGVVNCLVAWITGKMKVDSQRKAFLLVMICSVLIVSVLGTMAGGNAILAPVLIPIAASVGVVPNAMAVLLHGAGATGLFLGPFTPPVVALMEFTGVSYPQYLLNAGIPISLIMWIVTFFWAGRVQKKYAGVTCYAEQAEEAALDLANYRPDGRTKLATATFFVVLIGLVVWGISIGGGSTFVLGLMLVTAALTGLAGRLKVKEIIDAVCDGARPLVWLFFFFVLLDPFINFISDAGAFQALAGVLAPYVEKSGHVAFVAFTTLVGIFGVPGAAVAQAEVLNKMFLELAQAQGIPMVLWAAVLLVGSQMTSFAMPEGDMQGQMGLARSDDLKSVLCNGWLICLFTTLYVVVRAFFI comes from the coding sequence ATGAACGGCCTGTGGGCGCTCGTTCCGCTGGTCCTGTACATCGTCCTGTGCTTCTGTCCGTTCGGGCAGATCTTCGCCGTCATCGCCGGAATTATCGTCGCGGCGGTTATGGGCGGACACGGCCTGATGGACGTGGCCGCCGGCATTCGGGCCGGCATGGGCTCGTTTCTGGGCTACATCGGCCTGATCATTTTGCTCGGCGGCGGGCTCGGCATGGTCCTCAAGCGCACCGGCGTGGTGAACTGCCTCGTCGCGTGGATCACCGGGAAAATGAAAGTCGACTCCCAGAGAAAGGCCTTCCTGCTCGTCATGATCTGCTCGGTGCTCATCGTCAGCGTTCTGGGCACCATGGCCGGCGGCAACGCCATTCTGGCCCCGGTGCTGATTCCTATCGCCGCGTCGGTGGGCGTCGTTCCCAACGCCATGGCGGTTCTGCTCCACGGCGCCGGCGCCACAGGGCTGTTCCTCGGCCCCTTCACCCCACCGGTCGTCGCGCTGATGGAGTTCACCGGCGTCAGCTATCCCCAGTACCTGCTCAACGCAGGCATTCCGATTTCCCTCATCATGTGGATCGTCACGTTCTTCTGGGCCGGCAGAGTGCAGAAGAAATATGCCGGCGTCACCTGCTACGCTGAACAGGCCGAAGAGGCCGCTTTGGACTTGGCCAACTATCGCCCGGACGGCCGAACCAAACTGGCCACGGCGACGTTCTTCGTCGTGCTGATCGGGCTGGTCGTCTGGGGCATTTCCATCGGCGGCGGCTCGACGTTCGTCCTCGGCCTGATGCTCGTCACGGCCGCCTTGACCGGCCTCGCCGGACGGCTCAAGGTCAAGGAGATCATCGACGCGGTATGCGACGGCGCCCGGCCGCTCGTTTGGCTTTTCTTCTTCTTCGTCCTGCTCGATCCGTTCATCAATTTCATCTCCGATGCCGGCGCGTTTCAGGCTCTGGCCGGCGTTCTGGCGCCTTACGTTGAGAAGAGCGGGCATGTGGCGTTCGTCGCCTTCACTACCCTAGTCGGTATCTTCGGCGTGCCCGGCGCGGCCGTCGCTCAGGCGGAAGTGCTCAATAAGATGTTCCTCGAACTGGCTCAGGCTCAGGGGATTCCGATGGTCCTGTGGGCCGCAGTTCTGTTGGTCGGCTCTCAGATGACATCGTTCGCTATGCCCGAAGGGGACATGCAGGGACAAATGGGGCTGGCCCGGTCGGATGACTTGAAGTCGGTTCTCTGCAACGGCTGGCTGATCTGCCTCTTCACGACCCTTTACGTCGTCGTTCGGGCTTTCTTCATCTGA
- a CDS encoding C40 family peptidase, with protein MTVKKFLALACCLLLAAPAYASWGVVKADLLSTTNDDGTERDDELLCGQIVQILSEKNKAGLVDVKTEGRYETFLSPEALVITEDEPAWAKERNRRVASIRADVLPQPDTSSYPPLISLPRASWVKAEQSKEKEWAQVTLPDGRVGFMKWASLRQPRQWGEFDEAATRANLVKDAVSYMGTGYRWGGKSPDGIDCSGLTAIVYDLNGLVIYRNSRPEAGFPIACIAPEAEPDGTFTLQDLDKMGLKPGDLLFWPGHTGMYLGNGKYIHSNGRTFDTCVNSLLKDDPDYRNDLATTQTLVSFGTAFPSAPDQLLVKELWAEPGERDGKKGWFIRVRAQGYAPTKVLIYPKGADKPDDCIVVDAPRRMCLEKRGSTHKALPFVTYDEEGSYRPAVKLINDAGWLPGGKPIESDVVTLAEPLVWPMKETN; from the coding sequence ATGACCGTGAAAAAGTTTTTAGCACTGGCCTGCTGCCTGCTTCTGGCGGCGCCCGCGTACGCGAGTTGGGGCGTGGTAAAAGCCGACTTGCTTTCCACCACCAACGATGACGGCACAGAGCGGGACGACGAGCTGCTGTGCGGCCAAATCGTCCAGATCCTGAGCGAGAAGAATAAGGCCGGGCTGGTCGATGTGAAGACCGAGGGGCGGTACGAAACCTTTCTCTCGCCGGAAGCTCTCGTGATCACCGAAGACGAACCGGCGTGGGCCAAAGAGCGGAACCGCCGGGTCGCGTCCATCCGCGCCGACGTGCTGCCCCAACCGGACACATCGTCATACCCGCCGCTGATTTCTCTGCCCCGGGCGTCTTGGGTCAAGGCCGAGCAGAGCAAAGAAAAAGAATGGGCTCAGGTCACCCTGCCCGACGGCCGAGTAGGTTTCATGAAGTGGGCGTCCCTGCGTCAGCCCCGCCAGTGGGGCGAGTTTGACGAAGCGGCGACCCGGGCGAACTTAGTCAAAGACGCCGTCTCGTACATGGGCACCGGGTACCGCTGGGGCGGCAAGTCGCCTGACGGCATTGACTGCTCCGGCCTGACGGCGATCGTTTACGACCTGAACGGTCTGGTGATCTACCGCAACTCTCGGCCTGAGGCGGGCTTCCCAATCGCCTGTATCGCGCCCGAAGCGGAGCCGGATGGGACCTTCACCCTTCAGGATCTGGACAAAATGGGCCTCAAGCCCGGCGATTTGCTCTTCTGGCCGGGCCACACCGGCATGTACCTCGGGAACGGCAAGTACATTCACTCGAACGGCCGGACGTTCGACACCTGCGTCAACTCTCTGCTCAAAGACGACCCGGACTACCGGAACGACTTGGCGACGACCCAAACTCTGGTCTCGTTCGGCACCGCGTTCCCGTCCGCGCCGGATCAGCTACTCGTCAAAGAGCTCTGGGCCGAGCCGGGCGAGCGGGACGGCAAGAAGGGCTGGTTCATCCGAGTCCGCGCCCAAGGCTACGCGCCCACGAAGGTTTTAATTTACCCGAAAGGCGCCGATAAGCCGGACGACTGCATCGTCGTTGACGCGCCCCGGCGGATGTGTTTGGAAAAGCGCGGCTCCACCCATAAAGCGCTTCCGTTCGTGACCTACGATGAGGAAGGCAGCTACCGCCCAGCGGTCAAGCTGATCAACGACGCCGGGTGGCTGCCCGGAGGCAAGCCGATCGAAAGCGACGTCGTCACCTTGGCCGAACCGCTCGTTTGGCCGATGAAGGAGACGAACTGA